In Brevibacillus brevis NBRC 100599, a single genomic region encodes these proteins:
- the addA gene encoding helicase-exonuclease AddAB subunit AddA gives MVDQQLQAKPEQWTDEQWQAIMQRGNNLLVAAAAGSGKTSVLVERIIRRIMDEKDPVGVDRLLVVTFTNAAAAEMRHRIGDALRKALKDDPHSSHLRRQLALLQRATITTLHSFCLGILRQYYYLIELDPDFRIADQMEGELLRQDVLEEQLESWYENDADFHALADVMLDGQDDHALTLLLLRLYEFSRSHPAPEQWLGEAAGMFAVHDKNGLDGLEWSRSVLRSVELALGGMTAKMRRAVLLAGSPEGPAGYLPLLEAEAAALHRAGAACRAGWEATVEAVRGVVFAKLPPVKGTDPLVKEQVQDLRNSVKKELAEQIEQYFSTPAEQYVADLQRIAPHMQTLARLVTAFSDAYQLEKRLRGLVDFGDLEHLALRVLTETNESGKTVPSSISTQLREQFAEVLVDEYQDINLVQETILQMVSRDGANGQPANRFMVGDVKQSIYRFRLAEPKLFLEKYVTYQKDGDADEACIGRRIDLAANFRSRREVVDAVNFLFRQIMSHGVGEIGYDPSAELINRASYPEAQPNRLQAEMHLIDRNTVIADEGQAVVAEATDEGEAGIPDGESAEEASVAQLEARLIASRIRRWMEPGEGEEPLLVFDKKAGGMRPLAYRDIVILLRATSGWGQTMQEELHAAGIPVYAEQTAGYFAATEVETMLSLLRVIDNPLQDIPLAAVLRSPIVGLREQQLAQIRIHYATGPFHQAVLQYAEERPPQESWEKRLRQFFGRLGLWRTEARRGALSELLTMLYRETGYLDYVAALENGQQRQANLRALYDRARQYEAGSYRGLFRFLRFVDRLQEAGNDMGEARTIGENEDVVRIMTIHKSKGLEFPVVFVAGMGKQFNTMDLKSQFLLHKDLGFGPMAVEPSMQLRYPSLAALGIRQKLRRDMLAEEMRVLYVALTRAREKLILVGSSKDLAKSVTDWGRQDDSERLSDEDLIQAKGYLDWVGRAMLRHPGAGLLRAYPEQQGSGDVVRVRSVPDDSVWSFHFYQADELRAQGESANHEASLWERMTRREAIAERPSDDILREIVEKRLGWQDPHPIAPRVAAKWSVSELKRHAKVSKGGQPLTLPSITEKPKFLSEQKSNRLTAAEKGTITHLVFQHLDLKRPLDEADIREQVTALAAHRFLTDEQVQAVDVPQIARFFADPLGQRMKSAAVVHRELPFTLVLPAYEVEAELGEESDEQVVVQGVIDCLLEEPDGSLVLIDFKTDWMAKEATAVAMEEMKRRYEGQIRLYVRAIKQIIKPKGNVSSYLYLLSGGFSLSFSDESMD, from the coding sequence ATGGTGGATCAACAATTGCAGGCCAAGCCTGAACAATGGACGGACGAGCAATGGCAAGCGATTATGCAGCGCGGGAATAATCTCCTGGTGGCTGCTGCGGCTGGCTCTGGGAAAACCTCAGTCCTGGTTGAGCGGATTATCCGACGCATCATGGACGAGAAGGACCCGGTTGGAGTCGATCGACTGTTGGTGGTGACCTTTACCAATGCGGCAGCGGCAGAGATGCGTCACCGGATTGGCGATGCCTTGCGAAAAGCATTGAAAGATGATCCGCACTCTTCTCATCTCCGCCGACAACTGGCACTGCTCCAGCGGGCGACGATTACGACACTTCACTCGTTTTGCTTGGGGATTTTGCGCCAGTATTACTATCTGATAGAACTTGATCCTGATTTTCGCATTGCCGATCAGATGGAAGGGGAGCTTTTGCGTCAGGATGTCTTGGAGGAACAGCTAGAGAGCTGGTATGAGAATGACGCGGACTTTCATGCATTGGCTGATGTGATGCTTGACGGTCAGGATGACCATGCCCTCACCCTGTTGCTGCTCAGGCTGTATGAGTTTTCGCGCAGTCATCCGGCACCAGAACAATGGCTTGGGGAAGCGGCAGGAATGTTTGCGGTTCACGATAAAAACGGCCTGGACGGGCTGGAGTGGAGTAGAAGCGTGCTGCGTTCTGTGGAGCTGGCACTCGGTGGAATGACCGCTAAGATGCGCAGGGCAGTTCTTTTGGCTGGCTCACCGGAAGGGCCTGCTGGCTATTTGCCTTTGCTTGAGGCGGAAGCCGCTGCCCTGCACCGTGCAGGAGCGGCTTGCAGAGCTGGCTGGGAAGCGACCGTCGAAGCTGTTCGTGGAGTTGTATTTGCCAAGCTGCCTCCGGTGAAAGGCACAGATCCGCTCGTGAAGGAACAGGTGCAAGACCTGCGAAACAGTGTGAAAAAGGAACTGGCAGAGCAAATCGAGCAGTACTTTTCTACGCCAGCCGAGCAGTATGTTGCGGACTTGCAGCGGATTGCTCCTCACATGCAGACATTGGCTAGGCTGGTTACAGCATTTTCGGATGCTTATCAATTGGAGAAGCGCTTACGTGGCTTGGTCGACTTTGGCGACTTGGAGCATCTGGCTCTGCGTGTTCTAACCGAAACGAATGAGTCTGGGAAGACTGTTCCTTCGTCTATCTCCACTCAATTGCGCGAACAGTTCGCTGAAGTACTGGTAGACGAATACCAGGATATCAACCTCGTGCAGGAGACAATCTTGCAAATGGTTTCCCGAGACGGAGCGAATGGTCAGCCAGCGAATCGCTTCATGGTGGGTGACGTGAAGCAGAGTATTTATCGGTTCCGCTTGGCAGAGCCGAAGCTGTTTCTCGAAAAATATGTAACCTATCAAAAAGATGGTGATGCCGACGAAGCTTGCATCGGACGGCGTATCGATCTGGCGGCGAACTTCCGCAGTAGAAGGGAAGTCGTAGATGCCGTTAACTTTTTGTTTCGTCAGATCATGTCTCACGGGGTAGGTGAGATCGGTTATGATCCTTCGGCGGAGCTGATCAACCGCGCGTCTTATCCTGAAGCACAGCCGAACCGTTTGCAGGCAGAGATGCATCTGATCGACCGGAATACAGTGATAGCAGACGAAGGTCAGGCAGTAGTTGCAGAGGCGACAGATGAGGGCGAAGCAGGTATTCCCGATGGAGAGTCCGCTGAGGAAGCGAGTGTGGCACAGCTGGAAGCACGCCTGATTGCCAGCCGTATTCGCCGCTGGATGGAGCCGGGCGAGGGAGAAGAGCCGCTACTCGTTTTCGATAAAAAGGCTGGGGGAATGCGCCCGCTGGCCTATCGCGATATCGTTATTTTGCTTCGTGCGACCTCAGGCTGGGGGCAGACGATGCAAGAGGAGCTGCACGCAGCAGGAATTCCTGTGTATGCAGAGCAGACTGCGGGCTATTTTGCGGCGACTGAGGTGGAAACGATGCTCTCTTTACTGCGTGTCATTGACAACCCGCTCCAAGACATTCCATTGGCAGCTGTCTTGCGATCACCCATCGTCGGTTTGCGGGAGCAGCAACTTGCTCAAATCCGCATTCACTACGCGACAGGGCCGTTTCACCAAGCTGTTCTCCAATATGCAGAAGAACGCCCGCCCCAAGAGTCGTGGGAGAAAAGACTTCGGCAGTTCTTTGGTCGATTGGGTCTATGGCGGACAGAGGCTCGCAGAGGTGCCTTATCAGAACTGCTGACGATGCTTTACCGGGAGACAGGTTATCTCGATTATGTAGCGGCTCTGGAAAACGGTCAGCAGCGACAGGCTAACTTGCGTGCGCTCTATGATCGTGCGAGACAATACGAAGCTGGCTCCTATCGTGGTTTGTTCCGCTTTTTGCGCTTTGTCGACCGCCTGCAAGAAGCGGGCAATGATATGGGCGAAGCAAGAACCATCGGGGAAAACGAGGATGTCGTACGTATCATGACGATCCACAAAAGTAAGGGGCTGGAGTTCCCTGTTGTATTTGTGGCGGGCATGGGCAAGCAGTTTAATACGATGGATTTGAAAAGCCAGTTTTTGTTGCATAAAGATCTGGGCTTTGGCCCGATGGCTGTTGAGCCCTCCATGCAGCTGCGCTATCCGAGTCTGGCTGCGCTGGGCATCCGGCAAAAACTGCGTCGGGATATGCTGGCAGAGGAAATGCGTGTGCTTTATGTGGCTTTGACGCGTGCACGCGAGAAGCTCATTCTTGTCGGTTCATCCAAGGATCTCGCAAAAAGTGTGACGGACTGGGGAAGACAGGATGACAGCGAGCGGCTCAGTGACGAAGACTTGATTCAGGCAAAGGGATACCTGGACTGGGTAGGGCGTGCGATGCTGCGACATCCTGGGGCAGGATTGCTGCGGGCATATCCAGAGCAGCAAGGCTCAGGAGACGTCGTGAGAGTCAGAAGTGTGCCGGACGATTCGGTTTGGTCGTTTCACTTCTATCAGGCAGATGAGCTTCGTGCCCAAGGAGAGTCTGCCAACCACGAGGCGTCACTGTGGGAACGCATGACCAGGCGAGAGGCGATCGCGGAACGACCGTCTGATGACATTTTGCGAGAGATTGTCGAAAAGAGATTAGGATGGCAGGACCCGCATCCAATTGCGCCTCGCGTAGCTGCGAAATGGAGTGTCAGCGAACTCAAGCGACATGCCAAAGTCAGCAAAGGCGGACAGCCACTTACACTTCCGTCGATTACGGAAAAACCAAAGTTTTTGTCTGAGCAAAAATCCAATCGACTGACAGCAGCAGAAAAAGGGACAATTACGCACTTAGTGTTCCAGCATCTCGATTTGAAGCGCCCGCTGGATGAAGCAGATATTCGGGAGCAGGTGACGGCACTCGCGGCGCACCGCTTTTTGACTGACGAGCAAGTACAAGCAGTAGACGTTCCTCAGATCGCCCGATTCTTCGCTGATCCTTTGGGGCAGCGAATGAAGTCGGCGGCGGTCGTGCATCGAGAATTGCCATTTACTCT
- the addB gene encoding helicase-exonuclease AddAB subunit AddB codes for MAVQFILGRAGTGKTESIHRQMQARLREKPLGSPMILLVPEQASFQEEYALATLPELGGVIGTQVLSFGRLAHRLMQELGDLTTVPVDDLGKHMVLRMLLERHKEELNVFGRSATQPGFAAQLGRLISECKSYGVSFTHSENVEWGGANLNQKIHDLRLIMNAYEAYLSEGYCDADDILNRVATMVRDSMYIKQAEIFIDGFTGFTNQELRLIEQLMQHAKQVTIALTLDPNERDASVDELGLFHPTLRTYQALTLMARESGVSIAKPLLLTEAQRFKSSPWLRQVEQVYFQWGDPPIPDQPGRADEVTMLSAVNRRAEVEAVALKLLTLSREEGYRWKDMAILLREIGTYADEISAVFTEYGIPHFLDQKRSVMHHPLVELVRSALEVIVTRWRYDAVFRCLKTDLLLLDITDEHTARKEIDRLENYVLAHGVFGYQWAEESPWHFRGQAGAEEDAQIDELRRKYAAPLLSFEKEMKQATGLNVQEMTLALYNLLIALDVPNKLEHWQRKAENDGDLDAAQVHGQVWTGLIELMDQVVEVMGDESMNLATFARVLDSGLETIELGLVPPALDQVLIGAMERSRQPDVKALFLLGVNEGIIPLRPKEEGILDEAERERLAEMGMSLAPSAKQKLMAEPYLLYQAMTRPSERLILSCALADEEGKALLPSSVFTRIREVLPDIPHQVFYNEPTGQYETDAFLLGHPRRVFRHLLTLLRSMKKTGELPDFWWEVYDWYIRASPDVKREQWLLSGLRYFNRPQELDLETSTTLYGKQLKMSVSRLERFQSCPFSHFSSHGLRLAERTMYKLERFDVGELFHASLKRAVEKMNEDNLEWSKLTEDNSMQLANVVVEELVPATRSSILTRTARYRYLSGKLKRAVGRAIYVLGEHAKRSRFAPVGLEVSFGPNSDLPGLALTLENGVELQLIGRIDRVDQSLDSEVPYLRVIDYKSSPKQLSLSDVWNGLNLQLLVYLDVVVANAEEWLGKKAEMGGVFYYQVADPFVTAKRLLTADEAAKERAKRLRMKGLMLADPELARMMDGYVEQGASELVPFEIKKDGTLSSRSSVATVEQFQALTSYVRDTVKQISTRMTNGEIQIEPYTNGTMTACDYCSYKPVCKFDGDAGGNEHRQLAKWNNKQIWSMLAEQQMAGEGGMTDGGSTIAGQA; via the coding sequence ATGGCAGTCCAATTTATACTGGGACGGGCAGGGACGGGGAAGACAGAATCGATTCATCGGCAGATGCAAGCCCGGCTGCGGGAAAAGCCGTTGGGTTCGCCTATGATTCTGCTCGTGCCGGAACAGGCAAGCTTTCAGGAAGAGTATGCTCTCGCTACACTGCCAGAGCTGGGCGGTGTGATAGGGACGCAAGTGCTCAGCTTCGGTAGATTGGCTCACAGGCTCATGCAGGAGCTGGGCGATCTGACTACCGTGCCTGTCGACGATCTGGGTAAGCATATGGTTTTGCGCATGCTTTTGGAGCGGCACAAGGAGGAGCTGAACGTATTCGGGCGTTCGGCGACACAGCCTGGGTTTGCTGCTCAGCTCGGTCGCTTGATTAGCGAGTGCAAATCGTATGGGGTATCCTTCACCCATTCCGAGAATGTGGAATGGGGAGGAGCCAATCTCAATCAAAAAATACATGACCTTCGCTTGATTATGAATGCGTACGAGGCTTACTTGTCAGAGGGGTATTGTGATGCGGACGACATCCTGAATCGAGTGGCCACGATGGTGCGTGATTCCATGTACATCAAGCAGGCTGAAATATTTATCGATGGCTTTACCGGGTTTACGAATCAAGAGCTGCGCTTGATCGAGCAGTTGATGCAGCACGCCAAGCAAGTGACGATTGCGCTGACGCTGGACCCGAATGAACGTGACGCCTCTGTGGATGAACTGGGGCTTTTTCACCCTACGCTGCGAACGTATCAAGCCTTGACACTGATGGCGCGTGAATCGGGTGTATCCATCGCCAAGCCGCTTTTATTGACCGAGGCACAGCGATTCAAGAGCAGTCCGTGGCTGCGTCAGGTTGAGCAAGTGTATTTCCAATGGGGAGACCCGCCGATCCCGGATCAGCCCGGACGTGCTGACGAAGTGACAATGCTCTCAGCAGTGAACAGGCGGGCAGAGGTAGAGGCTGTGGCCTTGAAGCTCCTGACTCTGTCGAGAGAAGAGGGATATCGCTGGAAGGATATGGCGATATTGCTTCGGGAAATCGGGACGTACGCTGATGAGATTTCGGCTGTGTTTACCGAATACGGCATCCCGCACTTCCTGGACCAGAAGCGCTCCGTCATGCACCATCCCTTGGTAGAGCTGGTGCGATCGGCATTGGAGGTCATTGTTACGAGGTGGCGGTACGACGCGGTTTTCCGCTGTTTGAAAACAGACCTGCTCCTTTTGGATATTACCGATGAGCATACAGCTCGGAAGGAAATCGACCGCCTGGAAAACTACGTGCTGGCTCATGGTGTCTTTGGCTATCAATGGGCAGAAGAATCTCCTTGGCATTTCCGCGGGCAGGCAGGCGCTGAGGAAGACGCGCAAATCGATGAGTTGAGACGCAAATACGCAGCGCCGCTCCTGTCCTTTGAAAAAGAGATGAAGCAAGCAACGGGTCTAAACGTACAGGAAATGACGCTTGCCCTGTACAACCTTCTGATCGCGCTGGATGTGCCTAACAAGCTGGAGCATTGGCAGCGAAAGGCGGAAAATGACGGCGATCTCGATGCAGCACAGGTGCACGGACAAGTATGGACAGGATTGATCGAGTTGATGGATCAGGTCGTGGAGGTCATGGGTGACGAGAGCATGAACCTGGCGACATTTGCCCGTGTGCTCGACAGCGGTCTGGAGACGATTGAATTGGGACTCGTTCCTCCGGCGCTGGATCAGGTGCTGATCGGGGCCATGGAGCGCTCCCGTCAACCGGATGTCAAAGCTCTGTTTTTGCTTGGTGTAAACGAGGGCATTATTCCGTTGCGTCCAAAAGAAGAAGGAATTTTGGATGAGGCGGAACGTGAGCGACTGGCTGAAATGGGCATGTCTCTGGCACCGAGTGCAAAGCAAAAGCTGATGGCTGAGCCTTACCTGCTGTACCAAGCGATGACGAGACCGTCGGAGAGGCTGATCCTGAGCTGTGCGTTGGCAGATGAAGAGGGCAAGGCACTGTTGCCTTCCTCTGTGTTTACCCGCATCCGGGAAGTGCTACCGGATATCCCGCATCAGGTGTTTTACAATGAACCGACGGGGCAGTACGAGACAGATGCATTCCTGCTCGGACATCCGAGACGTGTGTTTCGCCACCTTTTGACGCTATTGCGATCGATGAAGAAAACAGGAGAGCTGCCAGACTTTTGGTGGGAGGTATACGACTGGTATATTCGCGCTTCTCCCGATGTCAAACGGGAGCAGTGGCTTTTGTCCGGCTTGCGCTATTTCAACCGACCTCAGGAGCTGGATTTGGAAACGAGCACGACCTTATACGGCAAACAACTAAAAATGAGCGTATCTCGTCTGGAGCGGTTCCAGTCATGTCCGTTCTCGCATTTTTCTTCCCACGGTCTCAGATTGGCGGAGAGAACGATGTACAAGCTTGAGCGGTTCGATGTGGGAGAGCTGTTCCACGCTTCACTCAAGCGGGCCGTTGAAAAAATGAACGAAGACAATCTGGAGTGGAGCAAGCTGACGGAAGACAATAGCATGCAGCTGGCAAACGTGGTTGTAGAAGAACTGGTTCCTGCGACTCGCAGCAGTATTTTGACGCGGACAGCCCGGTATCGTTATTTGTCCGGCAAGCTAAAGCGAGCCGTTGGACGTGCGATTTACGTACTTGGGGAGCATGCGAAGCGCAGCCGTTTTGCCCCAGTAGGGCTGGAGGTTTCGTTTGGGCCAAATTCAGATTTGCCTGGATTGGCTTTAACGCTTGAAAATGGCGTGGAGCTTCAGTTAATCGGACGGATTGACCGTGTTGACCAATCACTGGATAGTGAGGTCCCGTATCTGCGCGTGATTGACTACAAGTCCAGTCCCAAGCAGTTATCTCTCTCGGATGTGTGGAATGGTCTGAATTTGCAACTACTTGTCTATTTGGATGTCGTCGTGGCAAATGCCGAGGAATGGTTGGGGAAAAAAGCTGAAATGGGAGGCGTTTTCTACTACCAGGTAGCGGATCCTTTTGTGACGGCAAAACGCTTGCTAACGGCAGACGAGGCGGCAAAGGAGCGGGCAAAGCGTTTGCGCATGAAAGGCTTGATGCTCGCAGACCCAGAGCTGGCACGAATGATGGATGGCTATGTAGAGCAAGGGGCGTCAGAGCTGGTGCCATTTGAAATCAAAAAGGACGGAACGCTTTCGTCACGATCATCCGTGGCAACAGTCGAGCAATTCCAAGCTTTGACCTCCTATGTTCGCGATACTGTGAAGCAAATCAGTACGCGCATGACCAACGGGGAAATTCAGATCGAACCGTACACGAACGGGACGATGACCGCTTGTGATTACTGTTCGTACAAGCCGGTATGCAAGTTTGATGGAGATGCGGGCGGGAATGAGCACCGACAGCTTGCCAAATGGAACAATAAGCAAATATGGAGCATGCTGGCAGAGCAGCAGATGGCAGGAGAAGGAGGTATGACCGATGGTGGATCAACAATTGCAGGCCAAGCCTGA
- a CDS encoding AAA family ATPase, producing MRPIRLKLAGMHSYREMQEVDFEVLCQAGLFGIFGPTGSGKSTILDAITLALYGQVVRLGGGNHPKEVLNQLEQRVFVSFTFELGTGDERKQYTVEREFGLDKKGNKRQPEVRLIQSGALTGEPDVVLESKATSATAAIEALIGLTLQDFTRAVVLPQGQFSRFLTLKGSERNEMLQRMFRLHIYGEKLSERVRHALEQVKEQMHRLQLASAALGDAGPEALELARQTWEEAAQKEQEFTQQKQELAGKLKELEELNQWHQELLHVQAQLKQQGANEAEMAALTAKIREWESSIRLWPLLQQYERLDQEWHATGAGLERSREQQESARLAVEEAEQAYQKVQAELAVQEPLLIQQKGRLVQAQEWEEELKAIREEWTGLEREWNEVSVALTNIEQQLEKDEADLKNWELAWAELQEQMKQVTISPEWRAQIGAAREAKQQWERDYAKARELEKEQLTAQQQIQAATHTADEHKRSWEACANRLAQKREELAAPADSALMSEAEWEKARNVLADMKQVGRQWREVLQAFSAWQEKSQHIVQERKQLEEHNQELTRAVEASEALVKSQLAQRDELRQDWERWQQENMARFLRERLEEGKECPVCGSEHHPHGHQNHPKASEAGTEGDGLRARIKASEEAVRAAEQEAGKTKEAWLAAKGALAAFDERLASVKAEQEQLDARLEAIKAECSGYGQPWIVDSFEELIAVYQREEKELIAKQAERERLKAEREQLQQQLEALREEEAEKKRLMERSSLLLEQAQKVIHDNKARLDAASMQEKQSREELDAKRNELPIEEIELRYEEIGKSDRRLAELQQVRSEKEALRGKLMMQVEAAKSRKVEGKSREAALKEKLEDRKRMWEQKHAQWLERTGGLTAQECLMRVEDSLLGLRQAVTLAETKRKETSEARETVQNNLVKYSETLAILTRQRTEAHETLYQGLQETGLGTVEYVRERYAEREQLPQAQEQVEAYTRIAGQLRYEEERLQQAIAGRSFTQEELTTAKEAWDQWEQAFQEAQKQVAVAKEHVDRMEKNHDKWQELHKEMLQQQDEQSRLEELKKLFEAKAFVQFIAEEKLVSIARDASYHLKRMTANRYGLEIGDEGEFVLRDEGAGGMRRPVSTLSGGETFLTSLSLALALSMEIQMRGGRLEFFFLDEGFGTLDPELLEVVMDALERLRMDDFTIGVISHVPEIRVRMPRRLVVTPAEPMGKGSMLHLEME from the coding sequence GTGAGACCGATACGATTGAAGCTGGCAGGGATGCACAGCTACCGAGAAATGCAAGAGGTCGATTTCGAAGTGCTATGTCAGGCGGGACTGTTTGGGATATTTGGCCCGACTGGAAGCGGGAAATCGACGATTCTGGATGCCATCACGCTTGCGTTGTACGGGCAGGTCGTCCGGCTGGGCGGGGGTAATCACCCAAAAGAAGTGCTGAACCAACTGGAGCAGCGCGTTTTCGTTTCCTTTACCTTTGAGCTGGGTACTGGCGATGAGCGCAAGCAATATACGGTGGAACGGGAATTTGGTTTGGATAAAAAGGGGAACAAGCGACAACCAGAAGTGAGGCTGATTCAGTCGGGAGCCTTGACCGGAGAGCCGGATGTCGTATTGGAGTCCAAAGCCACTTCTGCGACAGCTGCGATTGAGGCACTGATTGGTCTCACTTTGCAGGACTTTACCCGGGCGGTCGTTTTGCCACAAGGTCAATTTTCTCGCTTTTTGACGCTGAAGGGCAGTGAACGCAATGAAATGCTGCAACGAATGTTCCGCCTACATATATATGGGGAAAAGCTGAGTGAACGCGTACGGCACGCATTGGAGCAGGTCAAGGAACAGATGCATCGCTTGCAGCTGGCGAGTGCAGCACTGGGTGACGCAGGTCCGGAAGCCTTAGAGCTGGCAAGACAAACGTGGGAGGAAGCTGCGCAAAAAGAGCAGGAATTCACCCAGCAAAAACAGGAGCTGGCAGGGAAGCTCAAGGAGCTGGAGGAGCTTAACCAATGGCATCAGGAGCTATTGCACGTCCAGGCGCAACTAAAGCAGCAGGGAGCAAATGAAGCGGAAATGGCAGCTCTCACTGCAAAGATTCGCGAGTGGGAGTCGAGTATTCGACTGTGGCCATTACTCCAGCAATATGAGCGCTTGGATCAGGAATGGCATGCGACCGGTGCGGGATTGGAACGCAGCCGCGAGCAACAGGAGAGCGCACGTTTGGCTGTAGAGGAGGCAGAGCAAGCGTATCAGAAGGTTCAAGCCGAGTTGGCTGTACAGGAGCCGTTACTGATTCAGCAAAAGGGCAGGCTGGTACAGGCACAGGAGTGGGAAGAGGAGCTAAAGGCGATCCGGGAAGAGTGGACAGGTCTGGAACGTGAATGGAACGAAGTGTCAGTCGCCTTGACCAACATAGAACAACAGCTGGAAAAGGATGAGGCCGACTTAAAAAACTGGGAGCTTGCGTGGGCGGAACTGCAAGAACAGATGAAGCAGGTCACGATCTCTCCCGAATGGCGAGCGCAAATAGGAGCAGCCAGGGAAGCGAAGCAGCAGTGGGAGCGGGACTATGCCAAGGCGCGTGAGCTGGAAAAAGAACAACTCACAGCACAGCAGCAAATTCAGGCGGCAACCCATACTGCCGATGAGCACAAACGCAGTTGGGAAGCTTGTGCGAATCGTTTGGCACAAAAAAGAGAAGAGCTGGCAGCACCAGCCGACTCGGCTTTGATGAGCGAAGCTGAATGGGAGAAAGCAAGAAATGTCCTGGCAGATATGAAGCAGGTAGGTCGCCAGTGGCGGGAAGTATTGCAGGCTTTCTCAGCCTGGCAGGAGAAGTCGCAACATATCGTCCAGGAGCGTAAGCAGTTGGAGGAGCACAATCAAGAGCTGACTCGGGCGGTAGAGGCAAGCGAAGCACTTGTGAAGAGTCAACTGGCCCAACGAGATGAGCTGCGCCAGGACTGGGAACGCTGGCAGCAGGAAAATATGGCGCGATTTTTGCGCGAACGTTTAGAGGAAGGCAAGGAGTGCCCGGTATGTGGTTCCGAACACCACCCACACGGCCACCAGAACCATCCAAAAGCATCTGAAGCGGGAACAGAGGGTGATGGCCTGCGTGCTCGAATCAAAGCGTCAGAAGAGGCAGTGCGTGCGGCTGAACAAGAAGCAGGCAAGACCAAGGAAGCTTGGTTGGCAGCAAAGGGAGCGCTTGCTGCTTTTGATGAGCGCCTTGCAAGCGTAAAGGCTGAACAGGAACAGCTGGACGCGCGCTTGGAAGCGATCAAGGCAGAGTGCAGCGGGTACGGACAGCCTTGGATCGTGGATTCTTTTGAAGAGCTGATCGCCGTCTATCAGCGCGAGGAAAAAGAACTGATTGCCAAGCAAGCGGAAAGAGAGCGGCTAAAAGCAGAGCGTGAGCAATTACAGCAGCAGCTGGAGGCCTTGCGTGAGGAAGAAGCGGAAAAGAAACGCTTGATGGAGCGGAGCTCGCTGTTGCTCGAACAGGCACAGAAGGTGATCCATGACAATAAAGCGCGTCTGGACGCTGCATCCATGCAAGAAAAGCAATCCAGAGAAGAGCTGGACGCGAAGCGCAATGAGCTTCCCATTGAGGAAATCGAACTGCGGTACGAGGAAATCGGAAAATCAGATCGCCGTTTGGCAGAATTGCAGCAGGTGCGATCAGAGAAAGAAGCGTTGCGCGGAAAGCTGATGATGCAGGTAGAAGCCGCCAAGTCGCGCAAGGTAGAGGGAAAATCACGGGAAGCGGCGCTGAAGGAAAAGCTGGAAGATAGAAAGCGCATGTGGGAACAAAAGCATGCTCAATGGCTGGAGCGTACGGGAGGACTTACTGCGCAGGAATGTTTGATGAGGGTAGAGGATTCTCTCCTCGGCTTACGTCAGGCAGTCACGCTGGCAGAGACAAAGCGCAAAGAGACCTCCGAAGCGCGGGAAACGGTGCAAAACAATTTGGTCAAGTATTCGGAGACGCTGGCGATCCTCACGCGGCAACGCACGGAAGCTCACGAGACCTTGTACCAAGGCTTGCAGGAAACAGGTCTCGGCACTGTCGAGTATGTACGGGAACGGTACGCAGAGCGCGAGCAATTGCCACAGGCACAGGAGCAAGTCGAGGCTTACACGAGAATCGCAGGGCAGCTTCGTTATGAGGAAGAACGGCTGCAACAAGCTATAGCAGGCCGTTCGTTTACGCAGGAAGAGCTCACCACCGCAAAAGAGGCGTGGGATCAATGGGAGCAAGCCTTCCAGGAGGCTCAAAAGCAAGTCGCTGTCGCCAAAGAGCATGTGGATCGCATGGAAAAAAATCATGACAAATGGCAAGAGCTTCACAAAGAGATGTTACAGCAGCAGGATGAACAGAGCCGCTTGGAAGAGTTAAAAAAATTGTTTGAAGCTAAGGCGTTTGTCCAGTTCATTGCGGAGGAAAAACTGGTATCAATCGCAAGAGACGCTTCCTATCACCTGAAGCGGATGACCGCCAATCGTTACGGACTGGAAATCGGCGACGAGGGCGAATTTGTTTTGCGGGATGAGGGAGCTGGTGGAATGCGCCGTCCAGTTAGCACATTGTCTGGCGGGGAAACATTCCTAACCTCCTTGTCGCTGGCTCTTGCCCTGTCGATGGAGATTCAAATGCGTGGCGGACGCCTGGAGTTTTTCTTCCTGGACGAAGGCTTTGGAACACTCGATCCGGAGCTTTTGGAAGTCGTTATGGATGCGCTCGAGCGACTGCGCATGGACGATTTCACCATCGGAGTCATTAGCCACGTCCCGGAAATACGTGTGCGCATGCCGCGTCGTCTGGTCGTGACACCAGCAGAACCGATGGGAAAAGGAAGCATGCTGCATCTGGAAATGGAGTAG